The DNA sequence GTGCGCTCGCTGGAGAAGTCCAACGCTGACCTGGAGCTGAAGATCAAGCAGTTGATGCTGGAACGGGCACCCAAGGGACATGACATAGAGGGCATGTTGGCCCAGGCACATGCCATCGAAAAGGAGGTCAGCGCCTATTACTTACAGTGGTGTGCACTTACAGTATACATACAGGCTACACAAGTAGACAAATGAACATTATCTGTGTTTCCACAGCCAAATTCACATttgcatgcagacacatacacaaagatacacactGCCACTCTGTTTGGACTCCAGTATAAGTTTAACAGGTAATGACCTCAGATCATTACCTATTAAAGTTATGCAGGAACAGTGTTTCTTTGTGATGTGAAGCCACAGCGAACTATAGCTCTGTTTGTCAGCTCACTGTAGGGCGGGCCCAGGTTAATGATTAGTTGAGTATTTTGAGTAACTCAAGGTAGCTTAATGGACACAGAATGAGACTGTTATATCTGCAAATGCACTGACACTGTGAAACAGACTGCAAGAGACAATTGTCACACTTCCACAACTCCACTTCCCTGCTGATCTTCATATCCTATCTATATGAAACAAAACTGGAGTCTTTTAAACAGTGAATGTTGACCACAGATGTGTTAGAACTTGAGAAACCTGAGTAGATGCAGGTACATTGACATTAAGCTTGTCCACACTCCTGTTGTTGACCCTGTTTCCTTGTTTCTCAGGTGAGGAAGAAGACTCTGGAGAATGCTCGCATCATGCTGGAGATTGACAATGCCAAGCTGGCAGCTGATGACTTCAGAGTGAAGTGAGCGTCAGCCTTTCCTGTAGAATTAGCCCTCTTCATTGACATTAAGATACTCTCTGTATGTAGATggatgtctgtgtgcttgtgtgtgtgtgcacacatgttcACAGCTAGCCTCCCTGTACTTGTAGATGGGAGGCGGAGCTTGAGCTGTGTCAATCAGTGGAGAGGGACTGCCAGGCTCTGAGGAAGGCGAAGGCGGACCACGAGCAGATCATCGCCACGCTGAGCGCCGACCTGGACAGCCTGAAGGAGGAGCTGTACTTCCTGAAGAAGAACCATGAAGAGGTGAGAGCGCCCCCTAAGGGTATTCTCACATCACTGACAAGAAGTGAGAGGAGTGTCGAATTCTTTGTGCTaaccccactgccccattattTTCTCCTTGTCCTAGCAGTAGTGATCACTGACCAAGAAACAATGGTGAGGGGATCATTGTTTTTGAGGAAAACGGCACAATGAAGCAGCTTGGTTTACATCCCCTGAAACACCTTTTGTCATGAGCAAAATGTGGCAATAGTTTCAGGTCTACCAGTGGCGCAGAGTGTAACTGAAGATGCCtctcttttgtgttttagtttcttctgtgagggggaaacagactcaTGCTCTGGGCTGTTTCTGCCAAGTCTGTGTATTCCAACGTTCATATTTTAGTGTTTGTCAACTCAATGTAGTCAGAGAGTGTTACAGGGCCTCTAGTGGATTACGATAAAATTGCAAAAATGCCAAAGaacaatgtaaatatgaaaatggaaatcaaatCCTAGAAGGATTGTGAAAAATATCAGCATTATGTCACATCTAACAGGGCTGCTTTAATTTTACTGTTAAATTAAGTGAagtggtttccatggaaattaACAAATTCCAAAGTCTATTTCCATGACAACAAACTTTTCAGTCTCTGTGATGGAGCGGTTGTATTGAACAGCTGCGATGCCTGTCATGCCTGTGATATATGTCAACAATGAGATCAGAGACCTGGTCGTTCTCCCTTTGCTGTGGTTGGTGACCTGTGCCTGTGATCTGGAAGGAGACGGCCGCTTTGTGAATGCACTTCAGatgcttttcctgtttttatttggtGCACTTGAGCACACATCCATTACAGTAGCGTGGGCTGGTTCAGGGCGTGCAAGAGGTGAGGCCTGGGTGTGGTGCCCACAATGCAGCCAAACATACCGATACAAGAAGATACTTTTAACAGGCCAGATGTAATCTGATGCAACATCAAACCCTGTGGTGATCTGATACTGTTGCTATGGCGGTTACCATGCATCATGcagtatttatgtattcatggTGAGGGCATTAATAATGAAGCAGTATGTCTCCAGTTCCCTTCCTTCCAGCGCTCTTTTTCCTGGGtcttctcactctcccttttctgtccttccctcttcatttttctctctgcttACCCCCTTTCACGCTCTCTGGCTCTGTCTCTTTTTAGGAACTGGCTGCACTGAAGGCTCGCGTTGCGAAAGACGATGTGAACGTGGAGGTGGATGCTGCCCAGGGTCCCGACCTAGGGGGCATACTGTCTGAGCTGAGGTCACATTATGAGGGCATCGTCCGGAAGAACAAGGAGGATGCGGAAGTCTGGTACAAGAAGAAGGTCTGTGGGCCCATCAGATCCAAGACTGCCTGGCAGCCATCTTAGTTTAAGGGGACTTTGCCTTGGTTATGTGATCACATCCTGTAGATAGCCCTGCATTGCTGTTGTCACTGTCtcctgtatgtgtatatgtgtgcggtTACTAAAGCAATGTCGGTGTTTCCCTATATTTGCTGCAGCTGGACACTGTGCAGTTCGAGGTAAAGGAGAGCAATGAGGCCCTGCGTGGGGCTCAGAATGACCTCGTAGAGAGGCAGCGCTTCCTGCAGACCCTGGAGGTGGAGCTAGACAGCCTGCGCAAACAGGTGAGGCCCCCCTGACATGCCTGCCCTCCCAAATCTGGCCCCCTCTGCCTAATAGAATGAACTTTTCTGTGTTAACAATAAATAACCCTCACTTTCATAAACATGGATAGCTGTCAGGCCAAGCGTAGTTCATTTCTATAGGGGCATTATGAGGGTACAGTGTCTTTTGTTGCGCTTTGTGAATAGAAAGAGATTAATCTCCAGACTGGCTGTACCTAGTCAGGATTAAATAGATGTTGTCAAGGGCATTCTTTTGTAACTGCAGATTACACAGGAAGGCATCTTTCCACACCTCATTGTTTCTGTCTGCACATGCAAGTCCCCACTCactaatattaaataaatgttagttCAAATGAAACCtttctttatatttacagtacattatttgATGAAGTGCTTTAATAAGCTCAAGGTGTGGAGTGTTTCCCACACGCTAGCCCTTGATTCACCTGGATATTTTAGCAACACTTGTGAAGTACTGCATTTTCAACAGTTTATACcaattcaataatttaaaaaaatgtttacagtgTACATGATAATGATTAGGAGACCAAGAGCTTTGTTGATACAGCGTATTCTtagataatgaaattaaatccaCAAAAAGGCATTAAAAATTCCTGCTGTGAGGCGCTTTTGCTGT is a window from the Anguilla anguilla isolate fAngAng1 chromosome 14, fAngAng1.pri, whole genome shotgun sequence genome containing:
- the si:ch211-243g18.2 gene encoding keratin, type I cytoskeletal 18, with amino-acid sequence MASTLSVRNYSAGRQPSFSSLSLRDSGRSRSKASVSLSASPLSHSLSMSSGLNDSRSLSLNGLVGGINEKEAMQGLNSRLSNYLEKVRSLEKSNADLELKIKQLMLERAPKGHDIEGMLAQAHAIEKEVRKKTLENARIMLEIDNAKLAADDFRVKWEAELELCQSVERDCQALRKAKADHEQIIATLSADLDSLKEELYFLKKNHEEELAALKARVAKDDVNVEVDAAQGPDLGGILSELRSHYEGIVRKNKEDAEVWYKKKLDTVQFEVKESNEALRGAQNDLVERQRFLQTLEVELDSLRKQVGALEGNLSETSQKYALEMERLQATLTQLEADLSQLRLDMQRNKTEYEQLLRVKQSLEMEIATYRRLLEGEEQIKEIPPKKEPDVRTRKIVKVVTQTMVNGKVVEESSEVEQIEEKKK